The Phyllopteryx taeniolatus isolate TA_2022b chromosome 2, UOR_Ptae_1.2, whole genome shotgun sequence nucleotide sequence ATGCTGTTCGGATGCACGGTCACTGGTtgtgagtgttgttgttgttatgtcaTGAGGTACTATTTACTCAGTTAAATTACCTTAACTCTATGTGTGAtggacacatatatatatataattttatattatatatacattttgccctgcgattgactgccgaccggttcagggtgtaccccgcttcccgcccgaacatagctgggataggctccaacagccTGCGAcgctggtgaggataagcggtaaagaaaatggatggatatatatacattcaCTGTACACTAACAATATGTCTAAGATGAGTCTATGCTCCTCTGCGTCTTAtgactcaaatgtttgcttgtctacatgtgtcttgtgattgactggtaaccagtccagggtgtgccccacctcttGCCCTAAATCAGCTgcgatagactccagctcacctgcaaccctattaaggacaagcgctacagaaaatggatagatgaagtTATTTCATGGGAtgactcaactttatttctcgagCTCTTTAACAACAATTGCAGCTGGAACAAATTGttgtacaaaaaaacataaataacataaaatgaaaataaatcacaatgaattaaactaataataacaatcataataataataatgaataattataataaaaaacaatattctTATGTATAAGAGCTCCCTGTACATTGACATTTAGCATACAGGAGTTGCAGAGTTTTATTCCGTCTGGCTGCAAAGTCTACATGTTTTTTAAGCTGTGAGTAGATGAGAGGAAGGCACAAGAATGAAGTCTCCAACGACCAGTATGAAGGCCCTGGGATCATAAACGTCTATGGCCGGGATGCTATAATTGTAATCTCGCGATTACAGTGTGCATGCCATGACGTCACTCGTGTTTGCAACAAgctgagtttgaatgtaaacaaacaacttcaGTTTTCCAATAAAGATATAAGAAATGACTGATGTGCAAAATGCTTGAAGTACATCCTTAAATTTACTGACTTTCTAacttgtattgtttgttttcaatcatAGGACTTGGCAATCACAAAGAGAACAGCCCGTTCCTCAACAGTCCtgatgagaagaagaagaatgactTCTATGACAGGAACCTGGCTTTGTTTGAGGTATCTTGTGGGTTTTCCATCAAATTCTAATAACaggaatgattttatttaactGTTCCCCTCATCCAGGAAGAGCTGGACATTCGACCCAAGGTGTCCTCTCTGCTCAGTCGCTTGGTCAGCTACACAAACATCACCCAGGGAGCAAAGGAGCATGAGGAGGAAGAGAGCACTGAGGCCTCTCGGAGAAAAACTCCCAAGGTCAGTGTAATGGTCCAAAGATGCCTGGTAACATTATTAATCCACCTGTAGGGCAAGTTTTGTATGAACACTTGCTGACAGATTATCCAGCATGATTGGCTTTAATACAATGGAGCCTCTAAAGCCTGACATAATCCAATTCAGGactgatttgtttggatttctgAGCATTTTTACTGCatagaaaataatataaatggaaTTATTTGTGTTCCAGGATCAGTCTGTCACCATCATTGCCCCTTTCCTAACTGGATCTATGTTTTGAGTACTGGTAACATTTTGAGTACCTTTTTAGAACCAAACTTTTTAGTAACATTATAACATTCTTAATTGCCAaacaagtgtttaaaaaaagtgtaataagAAGTTAGCTAGGGCTAGCTAGAAGTTAGGGTAGCATggtgaaaacaaacataatCAATGACACGTGACAGACAAGGGCAGCGTTATCACACACACCACAGTTGGCATGATTGCTTGAGTctcatttaccgtaatttctcgtgcataatgcgcatttttttacccccaaaaattttCAAAAggcaatagtgcacattatacataggtataggagtaaatgaaaaagactttcacattttatcaatgtatgctgccatcgagaggttatgaaaaagctgtacactttcattccactatgccaccgcccccaagatgttatgaaaaagttgtacactttcattctagtatgccccctagaggttatgaaaaaggtgttgactacactttcattccaatatgacaggtgtacatatgactgcatatatgtacaattgtgctcataagtttacatacgactgatgactgaacaacaaccatcattaatttatttatggttatgttttgtttaatgatattgcttttctgtaatgcttgacagtttaatttgaatcccattaaaataaaattaaatatgtttcgcctggtccttcatgttttcttaaaataattgtacacatcttacaattCCTGCCGGGGTAATCAAACGaggacaaatgtgtgttttctcatttactaaataaaagtagggctgtgaatttcaaaataagagcaagtcaataaaaataaagtattgtgtgttcaaataaggtgtttaacttcagaataattctttgaaaaaaaactaacaaaatacagataatactttgttttgttcatatgggtagaagcaaaatcatgcattgtaaaattgcattatacatatggagaagggttttccagaattttgaggtcaactttgggggtgcgcattatacatgggtgcgcattatacacgagaaattacggtagtttaTGTCACTTCCAATGCTAATTCCATCAACTACAAATGTCTCTttgctgtgctatatttattccttactatgtattttaataatgtatGCAGTGTTAGTTCATTCTCGGCTcttaattttaaattattattttttactgtatatgtaagtTTTGTGTTTGATTCTCCATAGTTCTGAATGTccgtgtgaatgcttgtttgtctgtactgtatgtgccttaCAATtagctagcaaccagttcaggatgtaccccacctcttgcccaaaagtcagctgggatcggctccagttcacctgtgACCCGATTGTGGTAAAgcagtttagaaaatggatggatgatggatggataggttcCACTGCTCATGAAAGCTGTAACATGCTATACTGACCTTTAAAGAGTACACCAATCAATACTgtttcctgaattgctcaataATCACAACCCCCGCACTTCCCACCACCCATcctcactctctcgctctctgtctccCCAGTCGCCCAATATGGGCACTCTGATGGGCGTCTACTTGCCGTGCCTACAGAACATTTTCGGGGTCATCCTCTTCCTGCGGCTGACGTGGATTGTTGGGGTGGCCGGCATCATGCAGTCCTTGCTGATTGTCATCATGTGTTGCACATGTGTTagtacacacgcatgcacgaacacacacaaacacacgaacTAGTCTAATATGCCGGGTGGGCATTACCTCCAATGTGGGTCATGAGTCTGTTCCTACTGCATACAAGTCAATAGAACCTTCTCACCGagcacaacattaggtacgcctggccaatacaagagctgtattaaaaattccgcctttacaaagatactaGAGACACCACCAGTGAGGTACCGGTAATATTTCAATCATATGTTTTGTATTGATCGTGGTGTAATATTAAGAATGCCATTTTGACTTGTATTTCTGCAGAGCGTGCCTCCATTGCCTTCCACTGCCTTACACAATCAATGTTGTAGTTGTATGTATTTCCAGGACACACCATTAATATTGATTATTTCAAGCGGGATTATGCTCAGTCAATTGGAAAACCATCCGCCCGAGCGTCACTTTGATGGGTGGATGTTGGCGTGCCACACAGATGTTCCCTCGCAACATCCGGGCCAAGCGTTTTTTTGAATGCAATGTCCCTTTCCTTTTTGCAGACCATGCTCACAGCCATATCGATGAGTGCCATTGCAACAAATGGTGTTGTTCCAGGTAATGTGTGAATCACTGTGGCCACAGATAGTTTAATAGTCTTGcataaaaatgacataaaacTGTATTCCGAATCATCTGGATTAGTGGATTGTAACAGTCTGTTTCCTCTTTTTAGCTGGTGGGGCCTATTTCATGATCTCACGCTCTCTGGGTCCAGAATTCGGAGGAGCTGTTGGCCTGTGCTTCTACCTGGGCACCACCTTTGCCTCCGCCATGTACATCCTTGGAgccattgaaatatttttggttagtttttaataaaataaccaCATTTGGTTATGTCAGATGGTGTTGAAAATGCCAGCATGCCTCTCTGTGAAgagccatttgctcaaatagtggcctcagCTGTGATAGACATCATGTCAGCTGGATAAATCAATGTCACAGCTCAACGTCACACCCTTTCTTTCCCCTCAAGGGAAAACAAAATACCCTGAAGTGACCGTAACCTTTACTATGATTGACACGTAATGTGGGTAGTAATTGTCAGAGCAGAGCTGGCATCGGTAAACCTGAATTTTGCAGTGAAGTTTAAAGAGAATGCTTTGCTGTacggagaacatgaaaacaatatttcatgttgattattattataaaaacgtattgtttttaaaaaattcatgcAAAAGCTCCTGGctatgtatgacaaaaaaatattaattactcaggcaaataataataataatatatcacaaacaaaaatgaaatgttctGCAATGTAATCCAAAATATCgtgaattttcttttaaaatatttgtttaaatataatTGAAATATTCAATGTAATTAATTGAATGAGgtctaataataatataatatattgtcaacaatattcatccatcgatcctttttctttaccgcttattctcactggggtcgtgggctgctggagcctatcccagctatcttcgggcgggacacggggtacaccctgaaccggtcgccagccaatcgcaggacacacagaaacaaacaaccattcgcactcacattcacacctatgggcaatttagagtcttcaatcaacctaccacgcatgtttttgggatgtgggaggaaaccggagtgcccggagaaaacccacccaggcacgaggagaacatgcaaaatccacacaggcggggccgggatttgaaccccagtcccaagaactgtgctaaccagtccttcacCGTGCCCGCGTCaataatattataattataatattaaaatccatccatccatccattttctgagccgcttctcctcactagggtcgcgggcgtgctggagcctatcccagctgtcatcgggcaggaggcggggtacaccctgaactggttgccagccaatcgcagggcacatacaaacaaacaaccattcgcacgcacagtcacacctacgggcaattaagagtctccaattaatgcatgtttttgggatgtgggaggaaaccggagtgcccggaaaaaacccacgcaggcacggggagaacatgcaaactccacacaggcggggccggggattgaaccctggtcctcagaactgtgaggctgacgctctaaccagtcgtccaccgtgccgccaaatacTGCAATATAactataattaataattaattacgtttaatgtatttataatatgtcatatatgtatattttaaatgttgcaAAGTATaataatagttattttaactatTACTCATTACtaacaatacattttgacaatgttattaatatgtatatttaatgtAAACATTAATAAGTGGTCAAATATCATCaaaactttatttgaatatttaaattttatCGCAATATTTTATGACTGGAAAATAAATCACTTAATTTAATAGTAAAGTATTCCAAAACCTGTCTAGCATTTCAATGAGTTACATGTAAATTGAAAACGctaatatacattatttttgtatttttttccaccttagaAATATCTGGTCCCCCAGGCCGCCATCTTTCATGCCGTAGATCACCACGGCACTGACAGCGCGGTGCTGAACAACATGCGCGTCTACGGTACCATCTGCCTCAGTCTCATGGCTGTGGTGGTTTTTGTGGGTGTCAAATATGTCAACAAGCTGGCCTCGCTCTTCCTCGCCTGCGTCATTATCTCAATTGTCTCCATCTATGCTGGCGCAATCAAGTCTGTCTCTCATCCACCAGAGTTCCCGTGAGTCTCTGTAGAACAGTTGGTGTGGCTGTAATGCATCCACTGAGAGctgtttgaaatattttggtTAACTTATGTCACTGATTTCTCTGATTGCATTAGGATCTGCATGCTTGGCAACAGGACCTTGGTTAGAGATCGTTTTGATGTGTGTGCAAAGACGATAACCACTGGCAACATCACAGCGCCCAGTCAGCTGTGGGACATGTTCTGCCTTCCGGGGAACATGAGCAGCGCACAGTGCGATGACTACTTCCTGCAGAATAATGTCACAGAGATCCAGGGCATCCCCGGGCTGGCGAGTGGAATATTGCGAGGTATACGCAAAGTTATCATAGTGTAGTGTACAAGTGTTCAAACTGCTGTTCATTGTAAAATGTAtaaacaatgatttggaaaatgTATCTTTTATATATACGAAATGTTAGTTCTTTTAGTTTTATATAACCTTCACATGTTTTACTGACAAACATTCTACCTTAAATTTGACAAGTGACAGTGCACCTGAAGCCCAGCTCATGTAACCTGTTTACACGTATTGCAAAAAGCCAAAGTCAATACAAAACACAATCACATATTTGATCTTTGGATGCTCAACTAAAGTCCCGCTTAGGTCTTCCATGACGGCAGTTCGAATTCTCAAGTCTTgactttagaggcatatttGTCCAGAAAATTTTGCTCAGATTCCCATTTTGTACAACCCCAGGGTTGGTCAAAATGTGAGCTTTTGGGCTCCTTCATTGATACAAACAATCaatcatgaaaacaaaatctgCTTGGGGGAGGTAATAAAAAAAGGTCTTCTGTTTCTGTTAGACAACATGTGGGGCAACTACCTACAGAAAGGGGAGATCCTAGAGAAGGAGGGGCTAGCGTCGGTGGGCTCACACGGCACCATGGAGAACTTTGGCATGTACGTGTCCGCAGACATCGCCACGTCCTTCACACTACTAGTGGGCATCTTCTTCCCATCTGCCACGGGTAAGACAATGTCATGAACGGGGTACGATCTGATAAATTTCCACCTCTGCAAGTAGTATCAGTACGGTAAGAGACTGGATGATGTTTGTTTGTAATAGAATTTTCCAATAACTAGGGTAGGTTGGGTTTGAAGTTTAACATTCACCACTCGCTCTCCCGTCCAGTTGTGTTGTAAGCTAATGTCCCTGTCCGACAAGTATTGTATACATTTAATTAGCTAATATCTAATAATCTGATTGTGGGATGCCAAGTCGCTGTGTTAAAGCACACACAGATGAAGCTAAATCCTACTTTACTGACTGTTTAAAAGGTAAATGCAAAGGCAAATAAATACCGGattgaaaaaaatcatgctCGGTGGCGCTAATACACATTGCAAAGTGGGTGCTACCTATCACGCAAAGCAAGGTATTTTCACAACTCCTTCTGCTTGATCTGGTAGGTCATTGCCCCACTTGGTCCCAATGCAAGCAGACTGCAACAGTGAAAAGTCTGCCACCTTATCAgcatctgtaccaaaatttaaCAGGCTACTTGTTGGGCTGTGCACCACCCCTTGCATTTGTTAAGTATCTGATGCCGCATGGCTATTGTTAGCTATTAGCTATACTATTAGGATTTCTTGTGAAtaccattaaattaaattacattttacattaagaATAATCATTACATTGTCCTTGTGTTGTTTTGAAGGCATCATGGCAGGCTCCAACAGGTCTGGAGATCTCCGGGATGCTCAGAAGTCCATCCCCATTGGAACCATTTTAGCTATTACCACCACTACTCTTGTCTGTATCCTTATTTTGGTGACCATATCAAGTCAAACGTTTTGTTTGGAAATTTACCTGCCGTGATCttagtaccttgacttattgTTTCAAGATCTAAGTTCTGTTATCCTATTTGGGGCCTGTGTCGAAGGGGTGGTCCTAAGAGACAAGTAAGTCCAGTTGCATGCTAATGCAAGCAGTCATTTATcatgttctatttttatttttattttattttttaaacttaccCAGTATGTATTTTCAGATTTGGTGACGCAGTTAGGAACAATTTGGTGGTGGGAACTCTGTCCTGGCCGTCCCCTTGGGTCATTGTCATCGGGTCATTCTTCTCTACGGTGGGAGCAGGTTTGCAGACGCTAACTGGAGCACCAAGACTTCTCCAGGCCATCGCCAAGGACAATATAATCCCTTTCCTCAGAGTGAGACATTTCACATTGTGGATTATAAATGTATTACTAGAAGTGTTAGACCTTGCCAGAGAAACCACGCAAGATGTTTGATTTGTTGATTATTTGTCTTGGTTTCAGGTGTTTGGACATGGGAAGACAAATGGTGAGCCAACATGGGCCCTATTGCTGACTGGCCTCATAGCTGAACTTGGTATCCTGATTGCCTCCTTGGATATGGTGGCTCCAATCCTTTCCATGTAAGATGACTTGCAGATGTATTCCTGTGTACTGTGGATCCAATCAATAACCACAATAAAATGAGATCAACACGAAAGCTGTTTAAAATATCCTTCCATAAAAAGATACATACAATGGCAGACTTGCTGCGTGATactgtttcctttttttcctgttggTGGCAGTCATGTTCATTACAATGTGGGTGCCAACTGGCACGCAAAAAGCTTTTTTCACTTTCATGCCATTCACCGTGTCTTGGTCACTACCCCATTAAGCCCCAATAAAAGCACACTGTAACAGTGATAAGAGTAGTGTGAGACAACTGCAACCTATCTAGCCGTGTCAATTAAATCcaagcatttttatttcagaaatggtAGAATTTTTCATGTAGTTCTTATATTGGATCGTAATGCTTTggctttatttatgtatttcattttttattaggtatttgtgttgtttttcccccaGGTTTTTCCTTATGTGCTATCTCTTTGTTAACCTGGCCTGTGCCGTGCAAACGCTGTTGCGCACCCCAAACTGGAGGCCAAGGTTCAGATATTACCACTGGTGAGAACAACTTAAAACTGTTTCATTTCACTTGAAAAGCTTGATCAGGATTTTGCTAGAGAATTTATAACTATATTTGATAAGATGAGCATGTTTTTGGCCAATAAGATTGCTTGTACAAGATGCAATGTGTTCTTGATCTTGTTCCCTAAAAGGACTCTATCCTTCCTTGGAATGAGCATGTGCTTGGCCCTGATGTTCATCTCCTCCTGGTATTATGCTATTGTGGCCATGGGCATTGCTGGGATGATCTACAAATACATAGAGTACCAGGGGTATGTCCAAAGCTTGAGTGGATCTTATGTCCTCTATACCGCTACAATTGAAGTAAGCCTTGTCTTTTTCCactcatacaaacaaaaacagagcaGAAAAGGAGTGGGGAGACGGCATCCGAGGACTATCCCTTAGTGCGGCACGTTATGCTCTGTTAAGGCTAGAAGTCGGACCCCCGCACACTAAGAATTGGAGGTACAGCTACGCTGAAGTCTTCCTTCAAAAAGGTTTTTTATATAAGACCCAATAATCTTGGTGAAACAGTAATTATGCCGCTCATGACTATGCCTAACAGACCTCAGTTGTTAGTTCTGTCAAAGCTGGATGAGGACCTCCATATCAAATATCCTCGGCTGCTGACCTTTGCCTCTCAGCTTAAGGCAGGGAAGGGCCTGACCATAGTAG carries:
- the slc12a4 gene encoding solute carrier family 12 member 4 isoform X2, with amino-acid sequence MPHFTVVPVRDRAQSGYDGLEGINSVDHGDGGPPDHQDTVSSDGLGNHKENSPFLNSPDEKKKNDFYDRNLALFEEELDIRPKVSSLLSRLVSYTNITQGAKEHEEEESTEASRRKTPKSPNMGTLMGVYLPCLQNIFGVILFLRLTWIVGVAGIMQSLLIVIMCCTCTMLTAISMSAIATNGVVPAGGAYFMISRSLGPEFGGAVGLCFYLGTTFASAMYILGAIEIFLKYLVPQAAIFHAVDHHGTDSAVLNNMRVYGTICLSLMAVVVFVGVKYVNKLASLFLACVIISIVSIYAGAIKSVSHPPEFPICMLGNRTLVRDRFDVCAKTITTGNITAPSQLWDMFCLPGNMSSAQCDDYFLQNNVTEIQGIPGLASGILRDNMWGNYLQKGEILEKEGLASVGSHGTMENFGMYVSADIATSFTLLVGIFFPSATGIMAGSNRSGDLRDAQKSIPIGTILAITTTTLVYLSSVILFGACVEGVVLRDKFGDAVRNNLVVGTLSWPSPWVIVIGSFFSTVGAGLQTLTGAPRLLQAIAKDNIIPFLRVFGHGKTNGEPTWALLLTGLIAELGILIASLDMVAPILSMFFLMCYLFVNLACAVQTLLRTPNWRPRFRYYHWTLSFLGMSMCLALMFISSWYYAIVAMGIAGMIYKYIEYQGAEKEWGDGIRGLSLSAARYALLRLEVGPPHTKNWRPQLLVLSKLDEDLHIKYPRLLTFASQLKAGKGLTIVGSVIHGNFLESYGELQAAEQTVKNMMDIERVKGFCQVVVATKVREGIVHLIQSCGLGGMKHNTVMMGWPYGWRQSEDPRAWKTFINTVRCTTAAHLALMVPKNVSFYPSNHERFTDGNIDVWWIVHDGGMLMLLPFLLKQHKVWRRCRMRIFTVAQMDDNSIQMKKDLATFLYQLRIEAEVEVVEMHDSDISAYTYERTLMMEQRSQMLRQMRLSGAEKQREAQLVKDRHLLVRMGSLYSDEEEDTLESPLPGNVQMTWTKKKSEAERRNTNNAPENFRELMSLKPDQSNVRRMHTAVKLNEVIVNRSHDARLVLLNMPGPPRDTDGDENYMEFLEVLTEGLERVLLVRGGGREVITIYS
- the slc12a4 gene encoding solute carrier family 12 member 4 isoform X1, producing the protein MPHFTVVPVRDRAQSGYDGLEGINSVDHGDGGPPDHQDTVSSDGLGNHKENSPFLNSPDEKKKNDFYDRNLALFEEELDIRPKVSSLLSRLVSYTNITQGAKEHEEEESTEASRRKTPKSPNMGTLMGVYLPCLQNIFGVILFLRLTWIVGVAGIMQSLLIVIMCCTCTMLTAISMSAIATNGVVPAGGAYFMISRSLGPEFGGAVGLCFYLGTTFASAMYILGAIEIFLKYLVPQAAIFHAVDHHGTDSAVLNNMRVYGTICLSLMAVVVFVGVKYVNKLASLFLACVIISIVSIYAGAIKSVSHPPEFPICMLGNRTLVRDRFDVCAKTITTGNITAPSQLWDMFCLPGNMSSAQCDDYFLQNNVTEIQGIPGLASGILRDNMWGNYLQKGEILEKEGLASVGSHGTMENFGMYVSADIATSFTLLVGIFFPSATGIMAGSNRSGDLRDAQKSIPIGTILAITTTTLVYLSSVILFGACVEGVVLRDKFGDAVRNNLVVGTLSWPSPWVIVIGSFFSTVGAGLQTLTGAPRLLQAIAKDNIIPFLRVFGHGKTNGEPTWALLLTGLIAELGILIASLDMVAPILSMFFLMCYLFVNLACAVQTLLRTPNWRPRFRYYHWTLSFLGMSMCLALMFISSWYYAIVAMGIAGMIYKYIEYQGAEKEWGDGIRGLSLSAARYALLRLEVGPPHTKNWRPQLLVLSKLDEDLHIKYPRLLTFASQLKAGKGLTIVGSVIHGNFLESYGELQAAEQTVKNMMDIERVKGFCQVVVATKVREGIVHLIQSCGLGGMKHNTVMMGWPYGWRQSEDPRAWKTFINTVRCTTAAHLALMVPKNVSFYPSNHERFTDGNIDVWWIVHDGGMLMLLPFLLKQHKVWRRCRMRIFTVAQMDDNSIQMKKDLATFLYQLRIEAEVEVVEMHDSDISAYTYERTLMMEQRSQMLRQMRLSGAEKQREVTHTQKCHQDGHVWNSYFRPFSSQAQLVKDRHLLVRMGSLYSDEEEDTLESPLPGNVQMTWTKKKSEAERRNTNNAPENFRELMSLKPDQSNVRRMHTAVKLNEVIVNRSHDARLVLLNMPGPPRDTDGDENYMEFLEVLTEGLERVLLVRGGGREVITIYS